The DNA segment GTTCCATTTGAGTTTAACGTGATCGGTGTTGATGATGGAATAGCAATGGGACACTCTGGAATGTTTTATTCATTACCAAGTAGAGAGCTGATAGCTGATAGCGTAGAAACGGTAGTTCAAGCACATAAATTAGATGGATTGGTATTAATACCAAACTGTGATAAAATCGTACCTGGAATGCTAATGGCTGCTGCAAGGGTTAATATTCCTACAATCCTTGTAAGCGGTGGACCTATGGCAGCAGGTCATACATCAGATGGAAAACCCATAGACCTTGCTACGGTTTTTGAGGCTGTTGGTGGAATAAAAAAAGGATTGATAGATGAAAAACAATTGATAGACATAGAAACTCATGCTTGTCCTACATGTGGTTCTTGTTCTGGAATGTTTACTGCAAACTCTATGAACTGTCTTGCAGAAGCACTTGGTATAGCACTACCCGGAAATGGTTCAATTCTTGCTATAGACCCAAGAAGAAAAGAATTAGCAAAACAAGCAGGAAGACAAATAGTAGAGCTTGTTAAAGCTGGATTAAAATTTAGAGATATAGTTAATCAAGAAACTATTGAAAATGCATTTACTCTTGATATTGCAATGGGCGGCTCATCAAATACTGTTTTACACCTACTTGCCATTGCACACGAAGCTGAAATAGAATTTCCGATGAAAAAAATAGATGAAATTTCACGAAAAACACCAACTCTTTGTAAATTAGCTCCGGCTTCACAGTATCATATGGAAGACTTAGATAGAGCTGGCGGAATTTATGCAATCTTAAAAGAGCTTTCTAAAAAGAATTTACTACATTTAGACAGACCAACGGTTTTAATGAAGACTATTGGAGAAGCAATAAAAGATGCAGAAATAAAAGACACAAATGTAATAAGACCTATAGAAAATCCGTATAGTGAAACGGGTGGTCTTGCAGTACTATTTGGAAATCTTGCACCGGATGGAGCAGTTGTAAAGGCTGCTGCAGTAGACCCAAAAATTTTAGTCCACAGAGGAACAGCTGTAGTATTTGATAGTGAAGAAGAGGCAATAGAAGGTATTACAAACGGAAAGGTAAAGGAGGGAAACGTTGTTGTGATTAGATACGAAGGTCCAAAAGGTGGGCCGGGAATGAGAGAGATGCTGGCTCCTACTTCAACAATCATGGGAATGGGGCTTGGAGATAAAGTCTCATTAATCACAGATGGAAGATTTTCAGGGGCTACAAGAGGAGCTTGTGTAGGGCATGTTTCTCCAGAAGCTGCAGCAGGTGGTCCTATTGGAATTGTTCAAGACGGAGACGAAATTTTAATAGATATACCAAATAGAAAAATTGAGCTTTTGATATCTGAGGAAGAGTTTGAAAGAAGAATGAAAGAGTTTAAACCAAAGAAAAAAGAAATACAAAGTCCATGGCTAAGAAGATACTCTAAATTTGTCACATCGGCAAACAAAGGTGCAATTTTAAGCGATGAATGCAGTTAAGGAGCGGTAGATGAAAACCATTCAAAGTGCAGAAAGCGTATGTCTTGGACATCCTGATAAGATAGCAGACATAATAGCAGATGCCATATTAGATGACCTTATATCAAAAGACCCATATACAAGAGCATCAATAGAAGTGTTAGTAACCATGGGGCTTGTACATGTTGCAGGAGAAATTTCAACAGATGCATATGCCGATATACCAACCATCGTAAGGAATACATTGATAGAGATAGGCTACACTAAACCAGAGTATGGATTTGACGGATACACGGCAGGAGTAATTACAACCATAAACGATCAAAGTCCAGAGTTATCCCTTGGACTTCCCTCAGATAAAGCCGGGGATAGCTGTATAGTTGTAGGATATGCTACCAACGAAACAGAAAACTTTATGCCAATTGCATCCAACATTGCCAATGAAATAACAAAAAGAATAAATACATTAAGAAAAGAAAATATAGTCCCATTTTTAAGACCGGATGGTAAAGCTATTGTGTCTGTTGAATATGAAAACGGAAAACCTAAAAGAGTAAACAGCATAGCAGTTATGGTCCAGCATGAGCCATATATAACAGAAAGAGAAATAAAAGAAGTGATTATGGAAGAAGTTATAAAAAAGTTAAAGTATAGTAATTATATTGACGATAAGACTAATATTATCATTAACCCACTTGGGAAGTTTATAATAGGTGGACCTATGGCAGATACAGGATTAACTGGAAGAAAAATATCTGCAGATGCCTATGGAACAGCATGCCCTAATGGCGGAAGTGCCTTTTCCGGTAAAGACCCGACAAAAGTAGACAGGTCTGCTTCCTACTTTGCAAGATATATAGCTAAAAACATTGTGGCGAACGGATTAGCTGAACAATGCAAAGTAGAGATGGTTTTTGCAATAGGCATGGAACATCCAATCGTTGTTAACGTTTCAAATTTTAAAGATGAAAAAATTGTAAAAAATCTTTACAAAATTTCTGTTAATGATATAATAGAAATGTTAGATTTAAGAAAGCCTAAATATAGAAGATGCTCTATAGAAGGACATTTTGGAATTGATTCAGATGAGTATACATGGGAAGAAGTAGGAGATACTTTTAAAAAGATAGTGGGGGATATTCTATGAGCAAAGAAAAAGAATTAAAATTCTATGATTTTGAAGTTTTCAAAGCATTGGTAGAAATAGAGATTGAAAGAATTAATAGATATAAAAAATCATCACAATTTTCTATAGCCTTTTTATATTTTCCGGCTATTACAAATCTATTGAAAGAAAAAAAGCCAAAAGATATTGATATAGTCTTTAGACTTAGAGAAAATTTAAGAAGTGCAGACGTAATTTCACCTGTTGATGAAGATTTTATCTTTTTATTTTTACCAGAAACAGATAAAAAACAAATCAACGCATTGATAGAAAGATTAAGAAAGATTACAGAGATAAATTTTGTAGAAGGAGTAGTTTCTTATCCAGAAGATGGAAAAACTGCAAGAGAATTGTTTGATAAGATGGTTCAAATTATGAACGATAAACTTATTCCTATTATTGAAATTTAAAGAGTACTGCTAAAAAATAAGATTTGTGATTTTATAGATTATTTTGTTTGATTATTATTGTTTATAGCGAGGTTATTTTAAAATTTTTGTAAATTTAACTTTCCTTGTCATCCTGAGGTCGAAGGCTAAAAGATCTCTTTTTTGATTTTTGTCTTGAAAAGAAAAATATGAGATTCTTCGCCGGCTGCAGAATGACAGTACGGATTTTTGGAACAGTCTTTTATTTATAGTTGTAAACAAGAGTTTTTTGTTTTTATTCTTTTAAAGAACTTGCGTAGTTAGTATGACAATGAAAATAAATAATGGCGTTATTTGCAATTCTACAACTTGCAAAATTTTTAGAACATTCTCACCCTTCACCTTTCATCTTTTGCAATATCTCGTACCAAACCGGTAAAACCTTTTTCTTTACTTCTTCATCCATTCTTGCAACTTCTGGCCAATTTCTTGTGTAGCCTTCCTCTTTCCATTTAGTAGTTGCATCTATTCCCATTTTTCCACCAAAGCCCGGTAGGTTTGTAGAATGGTCAAGAACATCTGTTACGCCTTTTTGAATGATTACATCCCTTGAAGGGTCTACATTATTACCCCAAATCCATAAAACTTCATCAATATCCTGAACATTTACCCATTCATCAAAAACTATTATATGCTTTTCAAACATTAACTGACCAAGACCCCAAAGTGCGTTAATGACTTTAAATGCATGTCCGGGATAACGTTTTTTTATAGATACGAAAGCAAAGTTATGAAAACATCCAGAGATTGGTAAATTGTAATCTACAATTTCTGGCAAATTAAACTGAACGAGAGGCAAAAATATTCTTTCTGTTGCTTTTCCAAGCCAGCCATCTTCCATTGGCGGCTTTCCTACGACCGTTGTTTGATAAATAGGATTTTTCCTATGGGTTATACATGTTATATGCATTAATGGATATTTATCAACAGGAGTGTAAAATCCTGTATGGTCTCCAAATGGTCCTTCATCGACTAATGGCTCGCTTGGGTCTATGTATCCTTCTATCACGATTTCTGCATCTGCCGGAACTTCTAAATCAACCGTTTCACATTTTACAAGCTTAACACCTTTATCTCTGATAATACCGGCAAATAAAAATTCATCTACATCTTCAGGCAGCGGAGCGGATGCACAGTAAGTAAGAACAGGGTCTGCACCTACCACTATGGCAACAGGAATTTTAACACCAAGCCTTTTAGCCTTCCAAAAATGATGAGAACCACCTTTATGGATCTGCCAATGAACTGTTACTTTGTCCTTATCTATAAGCTGTATTCTGTACATTCCTACATTTCTTATTCCATTTTCCGGGTCTTTTGAAATGACCATTGGAAGTGTTATAAATCTTCCACCATCTTTTGGCCAGCATTTTAAAACCGGAAAATCAAAGATGTTTACATCTTGACCTTTTTTGATTACTTCTTTACATCTTCCATCTTTAACAACAACAGGTAAAGCATCGTTTAATTTTTTCAATTCTGGCAGCTTTTTTATCTTGTCTAAAAATGTGTTAGGAATTTCTGGTTTTAAGATTTTATACAATTTCCAGCCGATGCTTTCAAAATTTTCAACGCCCAGTGCCATTTTCATACGCTTTTCACTTCCAAAGGCATTGATTAAAACCGGGATGTTTTCATATCCTTCAACATTTTCAAAAAGTAAAGCCTTTCCACCCTTTGGAAGTTTTGACATTCTATCTGCAAGCTCAGTTATTTCAAGAATCGGACTAACTTTACTTTTTACTCTAATTAACTCTCCATTTTTTTCAAGGTCTGATATAAATTCCCTTAAGTCTTCATAAGGCATTTTTTTCTCCGTTTTCTATAACTTTCACTTCTTCTGTTTTTTGATTTTCCAATAATTTTATCTGCTTTTTAATAACTAATCCACCAGAAAGTATAGTTCTTGTTGCCTCTTCAACGGTTAAATCTGTAAGAATAAGGTCTTCTTTTTTTACCATTATGGCAAACCCAGAAGTTGGGTTTATTGCTGCCGGTATAAAAACAATGTAATAATGTTCATTACATATTTTTAACTCATTGGCCACAAAGCCTATCGCAAAGGTGTCTTTATGTGGATACCTAACAAGAGCAACCTTTGAGAAATTTTCTTTCTTTGAGAATAATGTTTCCATCGTTTGTTTTGTTGCATTGTAAATAGAGCTCACTACAGGAATTTTTGAAATGAATTTATCCCAGTACTCCAATAATCTCTTGCCAAAATAATTTTGAGCTAAAAGTCCAAGAAGAAAGATGATGCTTAAAGTTACTAATATCCCAAGACCGGGAATATGAGGAACCGGAACACCAAGCTCTTCAATGTAAGGAAGTATTAGATTGTTTACCGCTGATAAAACGGTCTTTACAACCCAAAATGTAACTATTATAGGTATTAAAACAAAAAGTCCTGTAATAAACGTGTTTTTTAAATTTACTTTCATTTTTTAATCGCCTCTGGTCTTTTTACCGGTGGTTCTGGTAAATATTGGACAGCAGGAATTCCTGTCGGTTGAGGATATAAATCCATCAAAGCATAAACTTCTTCCGGCATTTCGGTACTTACGTTTAGTCCCAAGGATTTTAGATAATCGTAGGTAAGTGGATAATCATGCGTCCATTTTCCTTGGGATAATTCATCTGCTATCAATTCAGCCTTTTCTTCACTATGCCCTTTTTTTATAAGAATTTCTTTAACTGTGTCTTTCATCTGTTTTAAAGCTTTTTTACTCATGTCAATTTTAACAAGCGTTTGATCATCTATATCTTTTGGTTCTTTCAACTGTTCTATCTTTACTAAGGATGCTGCCGGTTCCATTCCAAGCTGTGGATCAACAGGTCCTAAAACTGCAAATGGGTCCATGACTATCTCATCTGCAGCTAATGCTATTAACGTCCCGCCAGACATTGCATAGTGTGGTACGATTACCCTTACTTTTGCTGGATGTGCTACTAAAGCTCTTGCTATCTGTGTTGCAGCCAAAGCTATCCCGCCGGGAGTGTGTATTATAAAATCTATAGGCTTATCTTTTGGAGTCATTCTAATTGCCCTTAAAACAGCCTCTGAA comes from the Sulfurihydrogenibium sp. genome and includes:
- the ilvD gene encoding dihydroxy-acid dehydratase gives rise to the protein MRSDEIKKGIERAPHRSLLRACGLKEEDFGKPFIGVANSYIDIIPGHVHLQEFAKIVKEAIREAGGVPFEFNVIGVDDGIAMGHSGMFYSLPSRELIADSVETVVQAHKLDGLVLIPNCDKIVPGMLMAAARVNIPTILVSGGPMAAGHTSDGKPIDLATVFEAVGGIKKGLIDEKQLIDIETHACPTCGSCSGMFTANSMNCLAEALGIALPGNGSILAIDPRRKELAKQAGRQIVELVKAGLKFRDIVNQETIENAFTLDIAMGGSSNTVLHLLAIAHEAEIEFPMKKIDEISRKTPTLCKLAPASQYHMEDLDRAGGIYAILKELSKKNLLHLDRPTVLMKTIGEAIKDAEIKDTNVIRPIENPYSETGGLAVLFGNLAPDGAVVKAAAVDPKILVHRGTAVVFDSEEEAIEGITNGKVKEGNVVVIRYEGPKGGPGMREMLAPTSTIMGMGLGDKVSLITDGRFSGATRGACVGHVSPEAAAGGPIGIVQDGDEILIDIPNRKIELLISEEEFERRMKEFKPKKKEIQSPWLRRYSKFVTSANKGAILSDECS
- the metK gene encoding methionine adenosyltransferase encodes the protein MKTIQSAESVCLGHPDKIADIIADAILDDLISKDPYTRASIEVLVTMGLVHVAGEISTDAYADIPTIVRNTLIEIGYTKPEYGFDGYTAGVITTINDQSPELSLGLPSDKAGDSCIVVGYATNETENFMPIASNIANEITKRINTLRKENIVPFLRPDGKAIVSVEYENGKPKRVNSIAVMVQHEPYITEREIKEVIMEEVIKKLKYSNYIDDKTNIIINPLGKFIIGGPMADTGLTGRKISADAYGTACPNGGSAFSGKDPTKVDRSASYFARYIAKNIVANGLAEQCKVEMVFAIGMEHPIVVNVSNFKDEKIVKNLYKISVNDIIEMLDLRKPKYRRCSIEGHFGIDSDEYTWEEVGDTFKKIVGDIL
- a CDS encoding DUF502 domain-containing protein; amino-acid sequence: MKVNLKNTFITGLFVLIPIIVTFWVVKTVLSAVNNLILPYIEELGVPVPHIPGLGILVTLSIIFLLGLLAQNYFGKRLLEYWDKFISKIPVVSSIYNATKQTMETLFSKKENFSKVALVRYPHKDTFAIGFVANELKICNEHYYIVFIPAAINPTSGFAIMVKKEDLILTDLTVEEATRTILSGGLVIKKQIKLLENQKTEEVKVIENGEKNAL
- a CDS encoding menaquinone biosynthesis decarboxylase, with translation MPYEDLREFISDLEKNGELIRVKSKVSPILEITELADRMSKLPKGGKALLFENVEGYENIPVLINAFGSEKRMKMALGVENFESIGWKLYKILKPEIPNTFLDKIKKLPELKKLNDALPVVVKDGRCKEVIKKGQDVNIFDFPVLKCWPKDGGRFITLPMVISKDPENGIRNVGMYRIQLIDKDKVTVHWQIHKGGSHHFWKAKRLGVKIPVAIVVGADPVLTYCASAPLPEDVDEFLFAGIIRDKGVKLVKCETVDLEVPADAEIVIEGYIDPSEPLVDEGPFGDHTGFYTPVDKYPLMHITCITHRKNPIYQTTVVGKPPMEDGWLGKATERIFLPLVQFNLPEIVDYNLPISGCFHNFAFVSIKKRYPGHAFKVINALWGLGQLMFEKHIIVFDEWVNVQDIDEVLWIWGNNVDPSRDVIIQKGVTDVLDHSTNLPGFGGKMGIDATTKWKEEGYTRNWPEVARMDEEVKKKVLPVWYEILQKMKGEG
- a CDS encoding ATP-dependent Clp protease proteolytic subunit, producing the protein MNEPGYFFIGQLFWLIFLFLFIFPIIQAQMLQWSRERILKAIEEKYGSKVITLIHRQETRSLFGFFMMRMITIEDSEAVLRAIRMTPKDKPIDFIIHTPGGIALAATQIARALVAHPAKVRVIVPHYAMSGGTLIALAADEIVMDPFAVLGPVDPQLGMEPAASLVKIEQLKEPKDIDDQTLVKIDMSKKALKQMKDTVKEILIKKGHSEEKAELIADELSQGKWTHDYPLTYDYLKSLGLNVSTEMPEEVYALMDLYPQPTGIPAVQYLPEPPVKRPEAIKK